One window of the Glycocaulis alkaliphilus genome contains the following:
- a CDS encoding SufB/SufD family protein, with product MGVVPQLSAFEAALAASLPTGELRAALETGGLPHRRVEAWKWSDLRAALAKAPAGAGTLAVNASRKADEIATLDHQPELLMPRLAAGLTEGCPVYDLKDGESLSLRFEGSEGASHHIAAVNVPAGVSATLHERYRVAAGGFANIALRIVLGEGATLTRIVEQDASPDGVLVVTSDIDLAARAKLHQTTLGFGAKLARLETHVSHAGEGAELQLGGSYLVASGLHLDQTGIVRHTGPNGATRELFKGAAAKGGRGVFQGKIHVEQAAQKTDAQMNHRGLLLADGAEIYAKPELEIYADDVVCAHGNALGAVDEEALFYMRQRGLTEARARAVLTRSFLAEPLDAVEDETVREALLARLDAALEAVS from the coding sequence ATGGGTGTAGTCCCGCAACTCTCCGCGTTTGAAGCGGCGCTCGCGGCCAGCCTGCCCACGGGCGAGCTGCGCGCTGCGCTGGAAACGGGCGGTCTGCCGCACCGGCGCGTCGAGGCGTGGAAATGGTCTGATCTGCGTGCCGCGCTCGCCAAGGCACCGGCAGGGGCCGGCACGCTCGCCGTCAACGCCTCGCGCAAGGCCGACGAGATTGCGACGCTGGACCACCAGCCGGAGCTGCTCATGCCGCGCCTGGCGGCGGGTCTGACGGAGGGCTGCCCGGTCTATGATCTCAAAGACGGCGAAAGCCTGTCGCTACGCTTTGAAGGCAGCGAGGGCGCATCCCACCATATCGCAGCCGTAAACGTGCCTGCAGGCGTCAGCGCGACGCTGCACGAGCGCTACCGCGTGGCAGCCGGAGGATTTGCCAATATCGCCCTGCGTATCGTGCTGGGCGAGGGCGCGACGCTGACCCGGATTGTCGAGCAGGATGCCTCACCGGACGGCGTGCTGGTGGTGACGAGCGATATCGATCTCGCCGCTCGCGCAAAGCTGCACCAGACGACGCTTGGCTTCGGCGCGAAGCTCGCCCGGCTGGAAACCCATGTCAGCCATGCAGGCGAGGGCGCGGAGCTTCAGCTCGGCGGATCGTATCTGGTGGCCTCCGGCCTCCATCTCGACCAGACCGGCATTGTGCGCCACACCGGCCCGAATGGCGCGACGCGTGAGCTGTTCAAGGGCGCGGCGGCCAAGGGCGGGCGCGGCGTCTTCCAGGGCAAGATCCATGTCGAGCAGGCCGCGCAGAAGACCGACGCGCAGATGAACCATCGCGGGCTGCTGCTGGCCGATGGCGCGGAAATCTACGCCAAGCCGGAGCTGGAGATTTACGCCGACGATGTAGTCTGCGCGCACGGCAATGCGCTGGGCGCGGTCGATGAGGAGGCGCTGTTCTACATGCGCCAGCGCGGGCTCACTGAGGCGCGCGCGCGCGCCGTGCTGACGCGCAGCTTCCTGGCCGAGCCGCTGGACGCCGTCGAGGACGAGACCGTTCGCGAGGCCCTGCTGGCCAGGCTCGACGCAGCTTTGGAGGCGGTATCGTGA
- the sufC gene encoding Fe-S cluster assembly ATPase SufC, translated as MLEIKNLHARVNPEEGEAKAILKGVDLTVPAGEVHAIMGPNGCGKSTLSYVLAGHEGYEVTEGSVSFLGEEIGELEPEERAAKGLFLSFQYPVEIPGVPTLTFLKEAANAQLKARGEGEISAPEFMKLARENAAKLGISSEMLKRPVNVGFSGGEKKRMEIFQAMMLSPKFLILDETDSGLDIDALRVVADGVNALRSPERGMLVITHYQRLLEYLKPDVVHVMANGRIVETGGPELALELEAEGYEKFTGAAA; from the coding sequence ATGCTTGAGATCAAGAACCTCCATGCCCGCGTGAACCCGGAAGAGGGTGAAGCCAAGGCCATCCTGAAAGGCGTCGACCTGACCGTGCCTGCGGGCGAGGTCCACGCCATCATGGGGCCGAACGGGTGCGGGAAATCCACGCTCTCCTACGTGCTGGCGGGCCATGAGGGTTATGAGGTGACGGAGGGCTCGGTCAGCTTCCTGGGCGAGGAGATTGGCGAGCTGGAGCCCGAAGAGCGCGCCGCGAAGGGCCTCTTCCTTTCCTTCCAGTACCCGGTTGAAATCCCCGGCGTGCCGACGCTGACCTTCCTGAAAGAGGCCGCCAACGCGCAGCTTAAGGCGCGCGGCGAGGGTGAGATTTCCGCGCCGGAATTCATGAAGCTTGCACGGGAAAATGCCGCAAAACTGGGTATTTCCAGTGAAATGCTCAAGCGCCCTGTGAATGTCGGCTTCTCCGGCGGTGAGAAAAAGCGCATGGAGATTTTCCAGGCGATGATGCTTTCGCCGAAATTCCTCATCCTTGATGAGACGGATTCCGGGCTCGATATCGACGCGCTGCGCGTGGTGGCCGACGGCGTCAATGCACTGCGCTCGCCAGAGCGCGGCATGCTGGTCATCACCCACTATCAGCGCCTGCTGGAATATCTCAAACCGGATGTCGTCCACGTGATGGCGAACGGCCGCATCGTGGAGACGGGTGGGCCGGAGCTCGCGCTGGAGCTTGAAGCCGAAGGCTATGAGAAATTCACCGGAGCGGCAGCCTGA